Proteins from one Leptonema illini DSM 21528 genomic window:
- the ada gene encoding bifunctional DNA-binding transcriptional regulator/O6-methylguanine-DNA methyltransferase Ada, whose product MTADTASLKTLAEERWNVLVSRRSHVPDASTSGLAVPLNPALLEPGFFYGVKTTKIYCRPRCPSKLARRENVVFFDTIEMARRAGFRPCKRCRPDDASSGTKNDNIIASLCRYIDGCEHIPTLNELSQRCAISPYHLHRLFRERTGLTPRQYANGRRRERLRSELPKSRSVTDALYQSGYNAGSRFYSDSDRTTGMLPTKYRNGGDGVVIRYATGQCSLGRILIAESDRGICAVLFADHDDILRRELTAMFPAAGITEDTESLSDRLRAVTSHIEHPGRIFSLPLDLQGTVFQRRVWQELQTLSPGTTISYADLARRIGSPDAVRAVAGACAANRHAVVIPCHRVLRSDGSISGYRWGVERKKLLIERERQSRIDD is encoded by the coding sequence ATGACGGCTGACACAGCATCACTGAAAACACTCGCAGAAGAACGCTGGAATGTGCTTGTATCGAGGCGGAGCCATGTGCCCGATGCAAGCACTTCAGGCCTCGCCGTTCCACTTAATCCCGCCTTGCTCGAGCCGGGCTTCTTTTACGGTGTGAAGACGACGAAGATCTACTGCCGCCCGAGATGTCCGTCGAAGCTTGCCCGTCGCGAGAACGTCGTCTTCTTTGACACGATTGAAATGGCCAGGCGGGCCGGATTCAGGCCCTGCAAGCGTTGCCGTCCCGACGATGCGTCCTCCGGTACGAAGAACGACAACATCATCGCCTCACTCTGTCGCTACATCGACGGCTGCGAACATATTCCGACGTTAAATGAGCTCTCTCAGAGATGCGCCATCAGCCCTTATCATCTTCACAGACTTTTCCGCGAGCGGACGGGCCTGACGCCTCGTCAGTATGCGAACGGACGTCGTCGCGAACGCCTGCGATCCGAACTACCGAAAAGCCGTTCGGTCACCGATGCGCTTTATCAGAGCGGATATAATGCCGGCAGTCGCTTCTATTCGGATTCCGATCGCACGACAGGCATGTTGCCGACAAAATACAGAAACGGCGGCGATGGTGTCGTTATTCGCTACGCGACCGGCCAATGTTCTCTCGGCCGTATCCTGATCGCTGAAAGCGATCGCGGCATCTGCGCCGTTCTGTTTGCCGATCATGACGATATTCTGAGACGGGAACTGACCGCCATGTTTCCAGCCGCCGGCATCACCGAAGATACAGAATCGTTATCCGATCGCCTGCGCGCCGTTACGTCGCATATCGAGCATCCCGGCCGCATCTTTTCGCTGCCGCTGGATCTGCAAGGAACGGTCTTTCAACGGAGGGTCTGGCAGGAATTGCAGACGCTCTCGCCCGGCACGACGATCAGCTATGCCGACCTCGCCCGCCGTATCGGATCGCCCGATGCCGTCCGCGCCGTCGCCGGAGCCTGCGCGGCGAACCGTCATGCCGTCGTTATCCCCTGCCATCGCGTATTGCGCTCGGACGGATCCATATCGGGATACCGATGGGGCGTAGAGCGAAAGAAGCTGCTGATAGAAAGGGAGAGGCAGAGCCGAATCGACGATTAA
- a CDS encoding DEAD/DEAH box helicase, with amino-acid sequence MKASSSIKEMTGVDLFSLPAQPVEGENPVFVAARGSDLPALVYLAHRIRLSHSYDKLSSLSNSRTRLLPHQIEATHRVCSALRPRFLLADEVGLGKTIEAGLVMKELMLRKGYRRILVTTPATLTIQWQNEMRTRFNEEFLVMNRGNFNSVMAQAAKSESIRIITSIDFIKNEKYNEKILKMPWDMAVFDEAHRLRRDDNKITQGYQFADQIASRVDALLLLSATPFRGKLEELYYLIHLLDPHLLGPKHSFYNEYVIPSRNGESVEQLRTKLEKILIRRRKVEVGGFTRRIARTVRFDLSPEERAFYDATTEYVKREYNIAMSEKNRAVGFVMIVFQKLLDSSTRALLRALEKRKAMLEMRMHRTASFAERLVQEEDDFMDSLDSIEDEEYLVELAEELGGDDRSVLQKNLNDFRKEILTLSRLIQLGRRIRVDRKVVKLKEAVDQLRKKGHKKFIIFTQFRTTQEYLAEALEGYRVVQFHGSLNVKQKEDAIETFKRDDEVLICTEAGGEGRNLQFADILVNYDLPWSPLKIEQRIGRIHRFGQKNDCLILNFCTRDTVAERVIEVLEQKIRLFEESIGPSDMLLGTVEDDLRFSRSLMDFISGRIGKNDFDEGLEERVSRARDSYNLLNQLVAPRFVDFNLNDYYRYTRRERRLDNGLIEDLVLRFLKIVPEGRFRLERLREVELLPDDREQEIVRAEQAEQASRKGRRQIEERRETCTVYRLHDLHTEASEEATFDSDYALQNERLVFLAAGHPLIEQAIDYFMHHPERRTQLTVKRRRGLQPGLYLTWVIHYRSGLQFTDLAMSFRPAGGSDGLPDAEPAITILDRLPFEDDERLLPEMLAVHPAEIEACRKIVSEHALQRGQEVRRERNGLFRSEESKIEISFGKKIRQLEEKKDIERMRASQNPVPERKAVLTRTENELIKVRQEMQLQLSQLKAESRIEFDLELLQIYVVV; translated from the coding sequence ATGAAGGCTTCCTCTTCCATTAAAGAAATGACAGGCGTCGATCTGTTCTCGCTTCCCGCGCAACCGGTGGAAGGCGAGAATCCGGTATTTGTAGCCGCAAGAGGAAGCGATCTGCCGGCGCTTGTTTATCTGGCCCATCGCATACGTCTCAGTCATAGCTACGACAAGCTCAGCAGTCTTTCGAATTCGCGAACGCGTCTTCTTCCTCATCAGATTGAGGCGACGCATCGCGTCTGTTCGGCTCTGCGACCTCGCTTTCTTCTCGCCGATGAAGTCGGCCTCGGTAAGACGATCGAGGCCGGTCTGGTTATGAAGGAGCTGATGCTGCGTAAAGGTTACCGACGCATCCTCGTCACCACGCCGGCGACACTTACGATTCAATGGCAGAATGAGATGCGTACGCGGTTCAATGAAGAGTTCCTCGTCATGAACCGGGGGAACTTCAATTCCGTTATGGCGCAGGCAGCGAAGTCCGAGTCCATCCGCATCATCACGTCGATCGACTTCATCAAGAACGAGAAGTACAACGAAAAGATCTTAAAGATGCCGTGGGATATGGCCGTCTTCGACGAGGCGCATCGCCTGCGTCGCGACGACAACAAGATCACACAGGGATATCAATTCGCCGATCAGATCGCCTCGCGTGTCGACGCCCTTCTTCTGTTAAGCGCCACGCCTTTTCGCGGCAAGCTTGAAGAGCTTTATTATCTGATTCATCTGCTCGATCCGCATCTGCTCGGTCCGAAGCATTCTTTCTATAACGAATACGTCATTCCGTCGCGCAACGGCGAAAGCGTCGAGCAGCTGCGAACGAAGCTCGAAAAGATCCTGATTCGCCGCCGCAAGGTAGAGGTGGGCGGATTCACGCGTCGCATCGCCCGCACGGTGCGTTTCGATCTCAGCCCCGAAGAGCGCGCCTTCTATGACGCGACGACGGAATATGTGAAGCGCGAATACAACATCGCCATGTCCGAGAAGAACAGGGCCGTCGGATTCGTGATGATCGTCTTCCAGAAGCTGCTGGATTCGTCGACGCGGGCCCTTCTGCGCGCTCTGGAAAAGCGCAAGGCCATGCTTGAGATGCGCATGCATCGTACCGCTTCGTTCGCCGAGCGTCTTGTGCAGGAAGAAGACGACTTCATGGATTCGCTCGATTCGATCGAAGACGAAGAGTATTTAGTCGAACTGGCCGAAGAGCTGGGCGGCGACGACCGCTCCGTTTTGCAGAAGAACCTGAACGATTTTCGCAAAGAGATCCTCACGCTTTCGCGATTGATCCAGCTCGGACGCCGGATTCGCGTGGACCGCAAGGTCGTGAAGCTGAAAGAGGCCGTCGATCAACTGCGCAAGAAAGGACACAAGAAGTTCATTATCTTCACGCAGTTCCGCACGACGCAGGAGTATCTGGCCGAGGCCCTTGAGGGCTATCGCGTCGTGCAGTTCCACGGCTCCTTGAACGTAAAACAGAAAGAGGATGCCATCGAAACGTTCAAGCGCGACGACGAGGTGCTGATCTGCACCGAGGCCGGCGGCGAAGGGCGAAATCTGCAGTTTGCCGACATCCTCGTGAACTATGATCTTCCGTGGTCGCCTCTGAAGATCGAGCAGCGTATCGGCAGGATCCACCGTTTCGGGCAGAAGAACGACTGCCTGATTCTGAACTTCTGCACACGCGATACGGTCGCCGAGCGCGTCATCGAGGTGCTTGAACAGAAGATCCGTCTTTTTGAGGAGTCGATAGGGCCCTCCGACATGCTGCTTGGCACCGTCGAAGACGATCTGCGCTTCTCGCGCAGTCTCATGGACTTTATCTCGGGCCGCATCGGCAAGAATGACTTCGACGAAGGCCTTGAAGAGCGCGTCAGCAGGGCCCGGGACTCGTATAATCTGTTGAATCAGCTTGTCGCTCCGCGTTTCGTCGACTTTAATCTCAATGATTACTATCGCTATACAAGACGGGAGCGACGTCTGGATAACGGCCTTATCGAAGACCTCGTTCTGCGTTTCTTGAAGATCGTTCCGGAGGGCCGGTTCCGTCTTGAACGCCTGCGCGAGGTCGAGCTGCTGCCCGACGATCGCGAGCAGGAGATCGTCAGGGCCGAGCAGGCCGAACAGGCCTCCCGGAAGGGTCGCCGCCAGATCGAAGAACGTCGCGAAACGTGCACCGTCTACCGCCTGCACGATCTGCACACAGAGGCCTCAGAAGAGGCGACCTTCGACTCGGACTATGCCCTTCAGAACGAGCGACTTGTCTTTCTGGCCGCCGGGCATCCGCTGATCGAACAGGCCATCGACTATTTCATGCATCATCCGGAGCGCCGCACACAGTTAACCGTAAAGCGTCGTCGCGGTCTGCAGCCCGGCCTTTATCTGACCTGGGTGATTCACTATCGCTCTGGGTTGCAGTTCACCGATCTTGCGATGAGCTTTCGTCCGGCCGGAGGATCAGACGGTCTGCCCGATGCAGAGCCTGCGATTACGATTCTCGATCGTCTTCCCTTCGAAGACGATGAGCGACTGTTGCCCGAGATGCTCGCTGTGCATCCGGCAGAGATCGAGGCATGTCGCAAGATCGTGAGCGAGCATGCGCTTCAGCGCGGACAGGAAGTGCGTCGGGAACGGAACGGGCTTTTTCGAAGCGAAGAATCGAAGATCGAGATCAGCTTCGGTAAAAAGATTCGCCAGCTTGAAGAGAAGAAGGATATCGAGCGTATGCGCGCATCCCAGAATCCCGTTCCGGAGCGAAAGGCGGTGCTGACTCGCACCGAGAACGAGCTTATCAAGGTGCGCCAGGAGATGCAGCTACAGCTCTCGCAGTTGAAGGCCGAGTCCCGCATTGAGTTTGATCTGGAGCTTTTACAGATCTACGTTGTCGTTTAA